The Nocardioides salarius genome includes a region encoding these proteins:
- a CDS encoding DUF6112 family protein: MTMKIPAILPLVGPDFGAVGGSSQLRAIVGALLTYGLIVAVLMVVICAATWAIGSAQGSWQTASKAKTGLFVALGGAVLTGGALAWANWLLDVGATL, translated from the coding sequence ATGACCATGAAGATCCCCGCGATTCTGCCTCTCGTCGGCCCCGACTTCGGTGCCGTCGGCGGCTCTAGCCAACTCCGCGCCATCGTCGGTGCGCTGCTGACCTACGGGTTGATCGTCGCCGTCCTGATGGTTGTCATCTGCGCGGCGACGTGGGCCATCGGCTCGGCTCAAGGCAGTTGGCAGACCGCGAGCAAGGCGAAGACCGGCCTCTTCGTCGCCCTCGGCGGTGCTGTACTCACCGGCGGTGCGCTCGCCTGGGCGAACTGGCTCCTCGACGTGGGAGCGACGTTGTGA
- a CDS encoding M23 family metallopeptidase, which translates to MGKVVAGGLVAILLGPACILLGLGALMSPAAQAENQCLVSPASTPVGGAAPTLPETARVVVPLPGGTWVRTSGFGMRVHPVTGEYKLHTGVDLSAPAGTHILAAADGRVAFAGPATGYGHLILIEHTVGGKRVATGYAHMYADGIHVEAGDTVTAGQYIADVGSDGYSTGTHLHFEVRPGGTDAAPVDPEPWMASNGAANVEGGSATSDAGCTNGGPASPYTGDSPDGLVDDPTSDGQITQRTAHILSQVQKNFPDSQWACWSPRSGKSEHPLGRACDGTFGNSIGTAASGRALDYGWKVTNWLKENAETLGVEYLIWQGRIWSVARASEGWRPYDGGGMHDPNSVTGGHYDHCHWTARA; encoded by the coding sequence ATGGGCAAGGTCGTCGCTGGCGGGTTGGTCGCGATCCTCCTTGGCCCGGCCTGCATCCTGCTGGGTCTTGGAGCGCTCATGAGTCCAGCGGCGCAGGCCGAGAACCAGTGCCTCGTCTCGCCGGCATCTACTCCGGTCGGTGGGGCTGCGCCCACGCTCCCCGAGACCGCCCGAGTGGTCGTCCCGCTCCCTGGCGGGACTTGGGTGCGAACGAGTGGCTTCGGGATGCGGGTCCACCCGGTCACCGGCGAGTACAAGCTGCACACCGGCGTCGACCTCTCCGCGCCAGCCGGGACGCATATCCTCGCCGCCGCCGACGGCCGTGTGGCGTTCGCCGGACCAGCCACGGGCTACGGCCACCTCATCCTGATCGAGCACACCGTCGGAGGAAAGCGGGTTGCCACCGGCTACGCCCACATGTACGCCGATGGCATCCATGTCGAAGCCGGCGATACCGTCACCGCTGGGCAGTACATCGCCGACGTCGGCTCCGACGGCTACTCCACCGGCACCCATTTGCACTTCGAGGTCCGCCCCGGTGGCACCGACGCTGCACCAGTCGACCCGGAGCCCTGGATGGCCTCGAACGGCGCGGCAAACGTCGAGGGTGGCTCAGCCACGAGTGACGCAGGATGCACGAACGGTGGTCCGGCGTCGCCGTACACCGGCGACAGTCCCGACGGCCTTGTCGACGACCCGACCTCTGACGGACAGATCACACAGCGGACCGCGCACATCCTCTCCCAGGTCCAGAAGAACTTCCCCGACTCCCAGTGGGCGTGCTGGTCGCCGCGCTCGGGGAAGTCGGAGCACCCCCTTGGCCGAGCCTGCGACGGCACCTTCGGCAACTCGATCGGCACCGCAGCAAGCGGCCGTGCGCTCGACTACGGCTGGAAGGTCACCAACTGGCTGAAGGAGAACGCCGAGACCCTCGGCGTTGAGTACCTCATCTGGCAGGGACGCATCTGGTCGGTAGCGCGAGCGTCCGAGGGCTGGCGACCTTACGACGGCGGCGGGATGCACGATCCCAACAGCGTGACCGGCGGACACTACGACCATTGTCACTGGACGGCTCGGGCATAG